Genomic window (Plasmodium knowlesi strain H genome assembly, chromosome: 9):
ATTCATATTGAAGGAAGCGTGTTTATATCTGGCGCTTGGTTTTGTAACGCTCTCTATTCGTTCCCATTTCTTTGCTTGGAAATCAAAGCTAAACGTTTCATCAAGTACTTCATCTTTTTCGTTAATTCCTCCAAAGACAACAATGCTCTTTTTGTTATCTTGCGAAATAACATTTCCGGAATGAAATGCTCGAGGAGTAATATCTTCCGAATTTAAtctgattttttcaaataaattgATTCCAGGTACATACCttacaaaattattaacacatttattttgttcaattCCTCCATATATGCAAATGTCTCCATTTATTTCAACTGCGATGTGACCTTTGGTTCTTTTGAAGCATCTTTCATTGTGCATAATTTCTGTTAAGTGAAATACAGGTGGTGAAAGAAACCCCTTGGACACCTCTTCATTATATTTCGTGTTCATATTACCATTCAGTATTGCTGCTTCTCGTTTCATAtcttctgtttcttctttgcttTGGTCTTCATTAACTTGTTCGACTCCTTGAATGGGTACCTCCCCTACTTTTTCAGGGATTGAAACTTGACTTGTTGTAGCGCTACCCATTACGTTAGTCATTTGGTCTGCTGGGTTTGTTTCATCGCTTGCAGTTGATACTTGCGCAGAGTTGTTATTTACCCCCATAGGGTTCCCCATATGAGGGGCAGGAACATTCATCATATATCCGGCCATACCCATATTACCTGACATGGTCATATGACCCGGCATAGACATATGACCATCTAAGGCAGCCATGTCAGGCGAGctaaccttttcttcttgGTTCCCCATCTCTGCTGCATTAATTTTCTCAATGGCATTTACTCTTTCcgctgaaggaaaaatttgcgGTGCCGGAGAGTCAAGCGCGGCGGTACTGATCACCCCTGCCGCTTTGGCTTCTTCCGTAATTGGCTTTTCATCGGTCCGTGGCTCGTCTGGAACTGTGCTTACGGTGTCCATGTTATCAGCGTGTGGAGCGATGCACGAAGGGAAACTTTCGTGGATACGTGTATGGATGCGTTCGTGGATTCGGGTGTAGACTCACATGTGCGGAACTTACTGGCACTTGTCAGTTTCACCTTTGGCCTGAACTGTGCTGAAAATATAATCTAACCTCATCCAGCTTTTTTTTCGGGTGGTTCTATAGTGCGGCTGAAAATTGCCTCTTATCTCCTGTTTCGAAAAACAAGCGCAGGTTTTTACAAAGCGCACAGCTGGTTAATCTGATCGAcaatttttccgttttattttttcccgatGAGTTCACCCTTTGTCGCAGTGTGGGtaagaaaattaatttttttcttttatgaaTGCAGCCAATGTGTGTACACATGGGTGTGAACAAAATGACAACCAAAATGGCAAACAAAATGGCAAACAAAATGGCAAACAAAAGTGTAAACAGTAGAGTACCAAATGAACGGTCACACGGAGGGGCTGAGAAATGAACATGCGAAAACTTACCACTTACACCTTAGCAATCTTGCGCTTCATACAGAAACAGCGGTGGCGATTATTTTTTCAGCAACAACTTCGAACGACAGTTTGTgaagttagaaaaaaaaaaaaaattaactctACTTGGGCGTACGCACCTCTGTGTGGTGCCTAATTATTCGTTTGATAAGCATAGAATATGCAACATTTGAGGAGTGATTCGCAAATTGGATGTCGTTAGGGACATTCTTTTGTTCTGTTGACGTAGTTTGTTCTGCTCATTTGGGGTtgtttcgctttttttttttttttttttttttttttttttgcacttaaGGGACAAGCACCCCGACATGACCTACAATTTAGTGCTAGTCAGCGTAACGATTGTGTATACCTGTTGGTCGTTCTTTTATGAGCTCACCAAGTTGCActtcttccgtttttttttttttttttttttttttttaccattggtaaaaatttttgttcattcttttttcaacttgATTTTTCCCCCGACTGCGTAAAAGCTTCAATTTGTTGGAAAGCGAGTTTGTGTTAGGCCCAGGGCATTCCAGCAGGAAAGTAGTCCGTTAAGCGCGCCACgcgaagggaagaaggaaaaatggtcCCTCCTTTTCGCGCCACTCCATGACGTTGTGTAACAATATGTAGTTGCATATTTTCGCCCCCTTTTTCCTGCCTTCAAagcccttttaaaaaatgccaaaattTCCCACGTCCCGAATGCTCCCCTACCCCCTCCGTTTTGTGCCTGTACGTAGAGCAAAACTTGCACACACGTGGGCCGAACGTTTGGAAATGCTTTTTAATTTGCCTTGCATTTGTGCAAATTTTCCTGCACACATATTATGGTCATCCTCCGTTCTAAAAACTAGCTCTCAGCCTTTTAAAATTGGGGGTGTCAAAAAACGTGGGTTGGgagatttttcaaaatagcCAACTTGGGTACAATTCACGACCGTAGGGAAAAGCTCTATTCTGCGCTGGGTTGGCTAACAGGCAAAAATGCCTATGAAAGGATACGTAGAGATGTGTACATGTGAATGTATACCTAATTTGCACGCAAGAAAGCTGAGTTCCCTCAACTGCTGCTCCCCCGGCTGAATGTCAAATGAACAGATAAGCGGTACccttcaaaattttacaGTGACATGTTGACGCTCCAACCTTTCCCATCTTAGGGATCTAGACCTATATGTAGCGGAGCTTTTTCCACCATCAGTGTGCTCCGTACGGATGCGCAAAATGGAAGTCCATTTGGTAAACTC
Coding sequences:
- a CDS encoding kelch domain-containing protein, putative, with product MDTVSTVPDEPRTDEKPITEEAKAAGVISTAALDSPAPQIFPSAERVNAIEKINAAEMGNQEEKVSSPDMAALDGHMSMPGHMTMSGNMGMAGYMMNVPAPHMGNPMGVNNNSAQVSTASDETNPADQMTNVMGSATTSQVSIPEKVGEVPIQGVEQVNEDQSKEETEDMKREAAILNGNMNTKYNEEVSKGFLSPPVFHLTEIMHNERCFKRTKGHIAVEINGDICIYGGIEQNKCVNNFVRYVPGINLFEKIRLNSEDITPRAFHSGNVISQDNKKSIVVFGGINEKDEVLDETFSFDFQAKKWERIESVTKPSARYKHASFNMNDAVFIHGGLNENNAPLSDMWCLSGGSWKEINQMNLNPGARYGHSLVFTLYGNAKLVFLFGGNRKGFSGALADTWIFNLRTLRWKEITNSSGPKPCARWAHSAQLFDNEWMIIYGGITNGWIENYALSDMYALNIYTFSWFEVDISTSRSFNRGYYGSLCLLPYKKSLHIFGGSDEAREYSDVFSMSPLVTYVSYKTLTGKFEQLNTKMNNINENSNENNYVNSAEFELKIAELKEEVNNINNMMKTFEAKFSALEKLNEQCEKLLSKNLNAEALEKLEQRIRKLESSNVLMKHDSI